Proteins from one Chroococcidiopsis sp. CCMEE 29 genomic window:
- a CDS encoding 2-isopropylmalate synthase: protein MENQLKQDRIIIFDTTLRDGEQCPGATLNVDEKLAIARQLARLGIDVIEAGFAFASPGDFEAVKKIAQTVGTEDGPVICSLARAIKDDIKAAAEALKPAAKARIHTFISTSDIHLEYQLKKSRAEVLAIAEEMVAYAKSFMDDVEFSPMDAVRSEPEYLYQVLERAIAAGAKTINIPDTVGYTTPSEFGALIRGIKENVPNIDQAIISVHGHNDLGLAVANFLEAVKNGARQLECTINGIGERAGNAALEELVMALHVRRQYFNPYLGRPVDSEEPLTNIDTRQIYKTSRLVSNLTGMLVQPNKAIVGANAFAHESGIHQDGVLKNKLTYEIMDAQSIGLTDNQIVLGKHSGRNAFRTRMKELGFELSETELNKAFLRFKDLADKKKEISDWDLAAIANDEIQSSPEIFRLELVQVSCGDRARPTATVTLRTPAGEELTDAAIGTGPVDAVYKAINRVVNVPNQLIEFSVQSVTAGIDAIGEVTIRLRHDNQIFSGHAANTDIIVASAQAYVNALNRLCAALQTQRTSLPKEPVIQAATEQA, encoded by the coding sequence ATGGAAAATCAATTAAAACAAGACCGGATCATCATTTTTGATACAACACTACGGGATGGTGAGCAGTGCCCAGGAGCAACTTTAAACGTAGATGAGAAGCTGGCGATCGCGCGGCAACTAGCTCGTCTGGGGATAGATGTAATTGAGGCAGGTTTTGCTTTTGCTAGTCCTGGGGATTTTGAGGCGGTGAAGAAGATTGCTCAGACAGTGGGAACAGAAGATGGTCCTGTAATCTGTAGTTTGGCAAGAGCAATCAAAGACGATATTAAAGCAGCAGCAGAAGCATTAAAACCAGCGGCTAAGGCAAGAATTCATACATTTATTTCCACCTCAGATATTCACCTGGAGTATCAGCTAAAGAAATCAAGAGCTGAGGTGCTGGCAATCGCCGAAGAAATGGTTGCCTATGCTAAATCCTTCATGGATGACGTGGAATTCTCACCGATGGATGCTGTACGCAGCGAGCCAGAGTATTTATACCAGGTGCTAGAACGAGCGATCGCTGCGGGTGCGAAAACCATCAATATTCCCGACACCGTAGGTTACACCACCCCGAGCGAATTTGGGGCGTTAATTCGGGGCATTAAAGAAAATGTTCCTAACATTGACCAAGCGATTATTTCTGTTCACGGTCATAACGATCTAGGTCTAGCTGTAGCTAACTTCCTAGAAGCTGTCAAGAACGGAGCGCGACAGCTAGAATGTACGATCAACGGAATTGGAGAACGCGCTGGCAACGCGGCGCTGGAAGAGCTGGTAATGGCTTTGCATGTAAGGCGGCAGTACTTTAACCCGTATCTAGGACGCCCAGTTGATTCTGAGGAACCGTTGACTAATATTGATACCCGCCAGATTTACAAAACTTCCCGGTTGGTTTCTAACTTGACTGGGATGTTGGTGCAGCCGAATAAGGCAATTGTCGGGGCGAATGCTTTTGCTCATGAATCTGGCATCCACCAAGATGGTGTGCTGAAGAACAAGCTTACTTATGAAATCATGGATGCCCAATCGATTGGCTTGACCGATAATCAGATTGTACTGGGCAAGCATTCGGGGCGCAACGCCTTCCGCACGCGGATGAAAGAATTGGGGTTTGAACTATCGGAGACAGAGTTAAATAAAGCGTTTTTGCGGTTTAAAGACTTAGCAGATAAGAAAAAAGAAATTTCCGATTGGGATTTGGCAGCGATCGCCAATGATGAAATCCAGTCCAGTCCAGAAATATTCCGCCTGGAATTAGTACAAGTTTCCTGTGGCGATCGTGCTCGTCCGACTGCAACTGTTACCCTCCGCACCCCAGCCGGTGAAGAATTGACTGATGCTGCCATTGGCACTGGACCTGTCGATGCCGTATACAAGGCAATTAATCGCGTGGTGAATGTACCAAACCAACTGATTGAATTTTCTGTCCAATCTGTAACCGCTGGGATTGATGCGATTGGGGAAGTAACTATCCGGCTGCGGCATGATAATCAGATATTTTCTGGTCATGCGGCTAACACCGATATTATTGTCGCTTCCGCTCAGGCTTATGTGAACGCTCTAAATCGGCTTTGTGCAGCGTTGCAAACTCAAAGAACGTCCTTGCCAAAAGAACCAGTGATTCAGGCTGCAACAGAACAAGCTTGA
- a CDS encoding NYN domain-containing protein, translated as MRSMNRLSIFVDGNNMFYAQQKNGWFFDPRRVLDYFRKEQPDTVLINAFWYTGLKDPQDQRGFRDALISLGYTVRTKILKEYYDDTSGRYSQKANLDIEIVVDMFNTVDQYDRVVLFSGDGDFERAIELLRSKNTQITVVSTEGMIARELRNATDRYIDLNDIRQYIEKLDY; from the coding sequence ATGCGATCAATGAACCGTCTGTCTATTTTTGTAGACGGAAACAATATGTTCTATGCTCAACAAAAAAATGGCTGGTTTTTCGACCCCAGACGGGTGTTGGACTACTTTAGAAAAGAACAGCCAGATACAGTGCTGATCAATGCCTTTTGGTACACAGGCTTAAAAGATCCACAAGACCAGCGTGGATTCCGCGATGCTCTTATTAGCCTGGGATACACAGTTCGTACCAAAATTCTCAAAGAATACTACGATGACACCTCGGGTCGATACTCGCAAAAAGCAAATTTAGATATAGAAATCGTGGTAGATATGTTTAACACAGTGGACCAGTATGATCGTGTGGTTCTATTTAGTGGTGATGGAGATTTTGAGCGAGCCATCGAACTATTACGTTCAAAAAATACGCAGATTACAGTGGTATCTACAGAAGGCATGATTGCTAGAGAGTTGCGTAATGCTACTGATCGATACATTGATTTAAATGATATTCGCCAGTACATAGAGAAACTTGACTATTAA
- a CDS encoding metal ABC transporter permease has translation MLEAFIEPLQYGFMQRSLVIAIIVGLLCAVVGSYLMVQRLALLGDAISHSVLPGLAIAFMVGANIFVGAFIAGVSSTIVIAWIRTRSPIKEDAAMGIVFSAFFALGITLITLIQKDNKIDLNHFLFGNILGVTAPEVRDTAIIAALVLFVVFLLYKELLFYTFDPLGAQAAGLPVNQLNFGLMLLIALTIVASMKAVGVILVLSLLITPGATAYLLVKRLHEVMIIGAVIGIISSISGMYLSYFFNLPSGPAIVLVVSGLFVLSLLFSPSYGILTQMQLKSER, from the coding sequence ATGCTAGAAGCATTCATTGAGCCGTTGCAGTATGGATTCATGCAGCGATCGCTCGTCATCGCCATTATTGTTGGTCTGTTGTGTGCTGTAGTAGGCAGTTACTTGATGGTACAGCGGCTAGCCTTACTCGGTGATGCCATTAGTCACTCAGTACTGCCGGGACTTGCGATCGCGTTTATGGTGGGAGCCAATATCTTTGTTGGTGCTTTTATTGCGGGTGTGAGCAGTACAATTGTGATCGCCTGGATTCGAACGCGATCGCCAATTAAAGAAGACGCAGCAATGGGTATAGTCTTTTCTGCCTTCTTTGCCCTAGGAATTACTCTAATTACCTTAATTCAGAAAGACAACAAAATCGACCTTAACCACTTCTTATTCGGCAACATTCTGGGTGTCACTGCTCCAGAAGTTCGTGACACTGCTATCATTGCTGCCTTAGTCCTGTTCGTTGTCTTTCTGCTGTATAAAGAATTGTTATTCTACACCTTTGATCCTTTAGGGGCTCAGGCAGCTGGCTTGCCAGTCAATCAACTCAATTTTGGTCTCATGTTACTGATTGCTCTGACAATTGTCGCCAGCATGAAAGCGGTGGGTGTGATCCTGGTTTTATCACTGCTAATCACTCCGGGGGCAACTGCTTATCTATTAGTCAAACGCTTACACGAAGTAATGATAATAGGTGCTGTAATTGGCATTATTTCCAGCATCAGCGGGATGTATCTCAGCTACTTTTTCAATTTACCTTCGGGTCCCGCCATTGTCTTAGTTGTGTCAGGATTATTTGTACTATCCCTTCTATTCAGTCCTAGTTATGGGATTTTGACCCAAATGCAGCTTAAAAGTGAGAGGTAA
- a CDS encoding metal ABC transporter ATP-binding protein, giving the protein MDIASTAAINISHLSVRYRTTEALRDINLVLQPGKLTGIFGPNGAGKSTLIKAMLGLVPPSSGNVLYQGKPLTQQLKQVAYVPQRSQIDWTYPATVWDVVMMGRVKKTGLFHRFSAVSRKVAAAAIERVGMNDYRNRAIGQLSGGQQQRVFLARALAQQAEIFCFDEPLVGIDQKTQTVVFDVFQELAKAGKIMLVVNHDLGESITHFDDLILLNRELIASGSRASVLTEENLYRAYGGKVMFFGGEAAA; this is encoded by the coding sequence ATGGATATTGCTAGCACTGCAGCAATTAACATCAGCCATCTGAGTGTACGGTATCGTACTACAGAGGCACTGAGGGATATTAATCTTGTACTGCAACCAGGAAAGCTGACAGGGATTTTTGGTCCCAATGGTGCTGGCAAAAGTACGCTAATCAAAGCAATGCTAGGGCTGGTTCCTCCATCGAGCGGTAACGTGCTTTACCAGGGTAAACCGTTGACGCAACAGTTAAAGCAAGTTGCTTATGTACCGCAGCGATCGCAGATTGATTGGACTTACCCAGCTACGGTTTGGGACGTGGTGATGATGGGTCGAGTCAAGAAAACAGGCTTGTTCCATCGATTTTCCGCAGTCAGCCGGAAGGTAGCTGCCGCTGCTATAGAGCGTGTGGGTATGAACGACTACCGTAACCGTGCGATTGGACAGCTTTCTGGAGGGCAACAGCAGCGAGTCTTTTTAGCTCGTGCTTTGGCTCAACAAGCTGAAATTTTCTGCTTTGATGAACCTTTAGTAGGGATCGATCAGAAAACCCAGACAGTAGTTTTTGACGTTTTTCAGGAACTAGCCAAAGCTGGAAAAATTATGCTGGTCGTTAACCACGACTTAGGAGAATCAATTACCCATTTTGATGACTTAATTTTGCTCAATCGAGAGTTAATTGCCTCCGGTTCTCGGGCTTCGGTACTAACTGAGGAAAACCTCTACCGCGCCTACGGCGGCAAAGTGATGTTCTTTGGTGGAGAAGCAGCTGCCTGA
- a CDS encoding metal ABC transporter substrate-binding protein encodes MKVMFQWEGNSFRRARGVDAQAASRRVGRGARDKKLLALFSCFCLGILLPFAVFGCAQPGANRAASGADDKPQVVATSTIIADLTEQVEGDEIQLTGILQPGADPHVYEPVPADSQVLEKADLILYNGYNLEPGIIRLMNAAGLRGRKLAVGEVVQPLQLEKGKGEIVPDPHVWGDVENSIQMVNAIRDALIELSPEDKEQFTQNAARLTAKLKQLDSWIAQQIQTIPAERRKLVTTHDAFQYYSRAYGLLIVGTLIGISTEEQPSAQTVQRLVEAVKAAGVPAIFAETTINPALITTVAEEAGVKLAPRQLYSDSIGAPGSDGDSYIKMMEANTRTIVEALGGKYTPFQLTGATDK; translated from the coding sequence ATGAAAGTAATGTTTCAGTGGGAAGGCAACAGCTTTAGAAGGGCGAGGGGCGTAGACGCGCAAGCGGCTTCTCGAAGAGTGGGGCGAGGGGCGAGGGATAAGAAACTTCTGGCACTCTTTTCTTGCTTCTGTCTGGGAATACTTTTGCCTTTTGCTGTGTTTGGCTGTGCCCAACCAGGTGCTAACCGTGCTGCTTCAGGGGCAGATGACAAGCCTCAAGTCGTTGCTACTAGCACAATCATTGCTGATCTGACTGAACAAGTAGAGGGCGATGAAATTCAACTAACTGGTATTTTGCAACCGGGTGCCGATCCTCATGTTTACGAACCAGTACCAGCAGACAGTCAGGTGTTGGAAAAAGCAGACTTGATTTTGTATAACGGCTACAATTTAGAACCGGGAATAATTAGGCTAATGAATGCTGCTGGACTAAGGGGTCGCAAGTTGGCAGTAGGGGAGGTGGTACAGCCTTTGCAATTGGAGAAAGGCAAAGGTGAAATTGTTCCAGACCCCCACGTATGGGGCGATGTAGAAAACTCGATTCAGATGGTTAACGCTATTCGGGATGCCTTGATTGAGCTGTCACCAGAAGACAAAGAGCAATTTACTCAGAATGCGGCGCGGCTTACGGCGAAATTAAAGCAGTTAGATAGCTGGATTGCCCAACAGATTCAAACTATCCCAGCTGAGCGGCGGAAATTGGTAACAACTCATGATGCCTTTCAATACTATAGTCGTGCTTATGGACTATTAATTGTGGGTACTCTTATCGGCATCAGCACGGAAGAACAACCAAGTGCTCAAACGGTACAGCGATTGGTGGAGGCGGTTAAGGCAGCTGGTGTTCCGGCGATTTTTGCTGAAACTACAATCAATCCGGCTCTAATTACGACAGTTGCTGAGGAAGCAGGGGTTAAATTAGCGCCACGCCAACTCTACTCGGATTCAATCGGTGCTCCTGGCAGTGACGGCGATTCATACATAAAAATGATGGAGGCAAATACGCGCACAATTGTAGAAGCGTTGGGAGGAAAATACACGCCATTTCAGCTAACTGGTGCAACTGATAAGTGA